In Haloarcula sp. H-GB4, a single genomic region encodes these proteins:
- a CDS encoding DUF1611 domain-containing protein, whose translation MAVAILTHDAFPDRAKTAVGLLRYGDRTVRALIDRERAGQRVHDSLPDVQDAPVVASMADAPDVDALVIGISPIGGEFDESWREDVCTALERGCDVYSGLHDFLADDDEFAHLAAKHDAELHDLRKPPEDLTVAAGTAGDVDATVVTTVGTDCSTGKMTASFEIRDAARERGLNAAVVPTGQTGIAITGWGIVIDRVIADYAAGAVERLVEEVQAADLLVVEGQGALAHPAYSGVTTSILHGSVPDALVMCHEAGREAIHGYESFDIPPLPEYVGIYERLAAPISDASVVAGMLNTRHLDDGVAADAVAEYSDALDAPATDPVRHGVPDEVLDAIL comes from the coding sequence ATGGCCGTAGCCATCTTAACACACGACGCCTTCCCCGACCGAGCCAAGACGGCCGTCGGGCTGTTGCGGTACGGTGACCGAACGGTACGCGCGCTTATCGACCGCGAGCGGGCCGGCCAGCGCGTCCACGACTCGCTGCCGGACGTACAGGATGCGCCAGTCGTCGCATCGATGGCCGACGCACCCGACGTTGACGCGCTCGTAATTGGTATCTCTCCAATCGGCGGCGAGTTCGACGAGTCCTGGCGAGAAGACGTTTGCACAGCGCTCGAACGCGGTTGTGACGTGTATTCTGGACTGCACGATTTTCTGGCTGACGACGACGAGTTTGCCCATCTCGCCGCGAAACACGACGCCGAACTGCACGACCTCCGCAAGCCGCCCGAGGACCTGACCGTGGCAGCGGGGACCGCCGGCGACGTGGACGCGACAGTCGTCACGACCGTCGGCACCGACTGCTCGACGGGGAAGATGACTGCGTCGTTCGAGATCCGCGATGCGGCGCGGGAGCGGGGCCTCAACGCTGCCGTCGTTCCGACGGGTCAGACCGGTATCGCCATCACCGGCTGGGGCATCGTCATCGACCGCGTCATCGCTGACTACGCCGCCGGCGCGGTCGAACGGCTGGTGGAAGAAGTGCAGGCGGCGGACCTCCTCGTCGTCGAAGGACAGGGCGCGCTGGCCCATCCGGCCTATTCGGGTGTGACGACGAGCATCCTCCACGGGTCGGTCCCGGATGCGCTCGTCATGTGCCACGAGGCCGGCCGCGAGGCCATTCACGGCTACGAGTCGTTCGATATTCCGCCCCTCCCCGAGTACGTCGGCATCTACGAGCGTCTGGCCGCGCCCATCTCGGACGCCTCTGTCGTTGCGGGCATGTTGAACACGCGCCACCTCGACGACGGTGTGGCCGCAGATGCTGTTGCAGAGTACAGCGACGCTCTGGACGCACCGGCAACTGATCCCGTCCGCCACGGCGTCCCTGACGAGGTACTGGACGCCATCCTATGA
- a CDS encoding ArsR family transcriptional regulator has translation MDSAELLNLLGNANRRRILKLLAHKPCYVTEISEYIGVSPKAVIDHLQKLEDAGLIDSRTDDQRRKYFSIARNLRLEVRVSPYEFGTKSAYPANPEFEMPSCRHLSIDVGEEAGGNFHDLARELEHLQQLENELSLAQRWVQARMTDVRDRIDSGFENRDGRLYAELVSGLANGIDTVPALARKIEAPPEIVEEALTRLADDDVVEQTDDGWEIV, from the coding sequence ATGGACTCCGCCGAGTTACTCAATCTCCTTGGAAACGCCAACCGCCGGCGGATTCTCAAACTACTCGCACACAAACCCTGCTACGTCACCGAAATCAGCGAATACATCGGCGTTAGCCCGAAAGCGGTCATCGACCACCTCCAGAAGCTCGAAGACGCCGGGCTCATCGACTCCCGGACAGACGACCAACGCCGGAAGTACTTTTCTATCGCTCGGAACCTCCGTTTGGAGGTCCGTGTCTCTCCGTATGAGTTCGGCACCAAGAGCGCCTATCCGGCAAACCCCGAGTTCGAGATGCCCTCTTGCCGCCACCTCTCGATAGATGTCGGCGAAGAAGCTGGCGGGAATTTTCACGACCTGGCACGCGAACTGGAGCATCTCCAGCAGCTAGAGAACGAACTGTCGCTGGCCCAGCGGTGGGTGCAGGCCCGTATGACCGACGTGCGGGACCGCATCGACTCCGGCTTCGAGAACCGCGACGGACGACTGTACGCAGAACTGGTCAGCGGACTCGCAAACGGTATCGACACGGTGCCGGCGCTGGCCAGAAAGATCGAAGCCCCACCGGAGATCGTCGAGGAAGCACTCACTCGGCTTGCGGACGATGACGTGGTCGAACAGACCGACGACGGCTGGGAAATCGTTTAG
- a CDS encoding DUF5802 family protein gives MFEQFSRGYYLGRLYVEPRDDAAAAMCREQHERVNEQLYASGDGVERTDYPLVMKLGSQHFAVHGDEQVPADTLVVPETMLENANVRNPPSLEEVFLAKADHAAQLLSISEGTPTLPDTAV, from the coding sequence ATGTTCGAACAGTTTTCGCGCGGATACTACCTCGGCCGCCTCTACGTCGAACCGAGAGACGACGCGGCGGCCGCAATGTGTCGCGAGCAGCACGAGCGAGTGAACGAACAGTTGTACGCCTCCGGGGACGGGGTCGAGCGCACAGACTATCCGCTCGTAATGAAACTCGGCTCCCAGCACTTCGCCGTCCACGGTGACGAACAGGTCCCGGCGGACACACTCGTCGTTCCCGAAACGATGCTTGAAAACGCCAACGTCCGGAACCCACCCAGCCTCGAAGAAGTATTTCTGGCGAAAGCGGACCACGCCGCACAACTGCTCTCTATTTCAGAGGGGACGCCGACACTGCCCGACACCGCCGTCTGA
- a CDS encoding Na+/H+ antiporter NhaC family protein: protein MAPETYGLISLFPAMLAIVLTLFTRQVLLSLFAGIWIGATVLVGWNPAAGAARSLQFVVDNVTEPFNVKLLLFTFLIGAMLGMIFLSGGMNALASQMVKRIRTRRQAALGTSLLGMTIFVDSYASTMITGSVMRPITDKFDISREKLAYILDSTTAPTASISVVSTWLGFEVGLIAEQLTTIGVDRSAFLLFLESIPYRFYSLLALAMVFIVVIADLDFGPMAEAERRAREEGKVLGDNADPLMETQEDDIVTPDHVEPRWWYFAAPIAALVGVTGFSLYYSGGGFAGQSLTDALSNAATADAIVWASFSACLVILTILVGHARIAVDEVSDAIFEGFKMVMFPVAVLSLAWSIGAVSQALGVGPYVIAISEGIITAGMLPAVIFVSAVIISFSIGTSWGTMGILFPVAIPLGHALGAPLAPAIAAILTGALFGDHCSPISDTTVMSSMFAASDHVDHVNTQIPYAVLAGIVATGLFLMAGYGVPAYIALPIGLAAVGSVTYLLSEQLSVEVPSSYGSNAD from the coding sequence ATGGCACCAGAAACGTACGGGCTTATCAGCCTGTTTCCGGCGATGCTCGCCATTGTACTGACGTTGTTCACTCGCCAAGTACTGCTCTCGCTGTTTGCAGGTATCTGGATCGGTGCGACGGTGCTCGTCGGCTGGAACCCAGCCGCCGGAGCCGCTCGGAGCCTACAGTTTGTCGTGGATAACGTGACCGAGCCGTTTAACGTCAAATTGCTCCTGTTCACCTTCCTCATCGGAGCAATGCTGGGGATGATCTTCCTCTCCGGCGGGATGAATGCGCTTGCGTCACAGATGGTCAAGCGCATTCGGACCCGCCGGCAGGCGGCGCTTGGCACGTCGCTACTGGGGATGACGATCTTCGTCGACTCGTACGCTTCGACGATGATTACCGGGTCGGTCATGCGGCCGATCACCGATAAGTTCGACATCAGTCGCGAGAAGCTGGCGTACATTCTTGACTCCACCACTGCCCCGACTGCATCGATATCAGTCGTCTCGACGTGGCTCGGATTCGAGGTCGGACTCATCGCCGAGCAACTGACCACAATCGGCGTGGACCGAAGCGCGTTCCTGCTGTTTCTCGAATCGATTCCCTATCGGTTCTACAGCCTGCTCGCGCTTGCAATGGTCTTCATTGTCGTCATCGCCGACCTTGACTTCGGCCCGATGGCGGAGGCCGAACGCAGAGCCAGAGAAGAGGGCAAAGTCCTCGGCGACAACGCTGACCCGCTCATGGAAACGCAGGAAGACGATATCGTGACGCCCGACCACGTCGAGCCGCGGTGGTGGTACTTCGCCGCCCCAATCGCCGCACTCGTCGGGGTGACCGGGTTTTCACTGTATTACTCCGGCGGTGGGTTCGCCGGGCAGAGCCTCACCGATGCGCTGTCGAACGCGGCCACTGCGGATGCCATCGTCTGGGCCTCGTTCTCGGCCTGTCTGGTCATTCTGACCATTCTCGTCGGGCACGCACGGATCGCGGTTGACGAAGTGAGCGACGCTATCTTCGAGGGGTTCAAGATGGTGATGTTCCCCGTCGCGGTGCTCTCGCTCGCGTGGTCTATCGGTGCCGTGAGCCAGGCACTCGGTGTCGGCCCATACGTCATCGCCATCAGCGAGGGGATTATCACGGCTGGGATGCTACCCGCCGTCATTTTTGTCAGCGCGGTCATTATCAGCTTCAGCATCGGTACGTCCTGGGGGACGATGGGTATCCTGTTCCCGGTCGCAATCCCGCTCGGACACGCGCTCGGCGCGCCGCTGGCACCGGCTATCGCGGCGATTCTGACCGGCGCGTTGTTCGGTGACCACTGTTCGCCGATCTCGGACACCACGGTGATGTCGAGTATGTTCGCCGCAAGCGACCACGTTGACCACGTGAACACTCAGATTCCCTACGCAGTGCTGGCCGGTATCGTCGCAACCGGGCTGTTCCTGATGGCCGGCTACGGCGTCCCGGCGTACATCGCGCTTCCGATCGGACTGGCCGCTGTCGGGTCAGTGACGTACCTGCTCTCAGAACAGTTGTCGGTCGAGGTCCCGAGTTCGTACGGGTCGAATGCGGACTGA
- a CDS encoding peroxiredoxin has translation MVSTGDTAPDISATIANGEVEDFELSDHLGDGPVVLAFFPGAFTPPCSNEMVALQEHLGDFHDAGATVLGVSADSAFSLNSFRDEHGLEFDLLSDMGRSAIQDYDLEIDIEDLGLLGVSNRAVFVVDDDGEVAYSWVADDPTNEPDYEELLDAVKSA, from the coding sequence ATGGTATCCACAGGCGACACAGCGCCGGACATCTCGGCGACAATCGCGAACGGTGAGGTAGAGGACTTCGAACTGAGCGACCACCTTGGTGATGGGCCGGTCGTGCTGGCCTTCTTCCCGGGCGCGTTCACACCGCCGTGCTCCAACGAGATGGTGGCCCTGCAGGAGCACCTCGGTGACTTCCACGACGCCGGCGCAACGGTCCTCGGCGTCAGCGCCGACTCGGCGTTCTCGCTGAACTCCTTCCGCGACGAGCACGGTCTGGAGTTCGACCTGCTCAGCGACATGGGCCGGTCGGCGATTCAGGACTACGACCTCGAAATTGACATCGAAGACCTCGGGCTGCTCGGCGTCTCGAACCGCGCCGTGTTCGTCGTCGACGACGACGGCGAGGTCGCCTACAGCTGGGTCGCCGACGACCCGACCAACGAGCCGGACTACGAAGAACTGCTGGACGCCGTCAAGTCGGCGTAA
- a CDS encoding Vms1/Ankzf1 family peptidyl-tRNA hydrolase — translation MLDRLLGRASLKERVAELEEENHHLERQLDAEKERRADAATERQQAEAEVNRLEDRVAELQDRVARLQDEEGESTFRAEETLSRARLSEVLDRLESVETEPEGIFTAYVDAERSLPGPVRDAFGDRAALVASAAPCLAVTDDAGILSACLSVPAPPSPFTGWADTVQLERSWFEPTGEHVVALVRSDLFAMGEYDGRERTAFHGFDSELKSQHSKGGFSQGRFERLRDQQIDSHLDRCRAAIEEVSPDRLYVVGEGSVIHEFEDLATATKPVDATGEPDAALDDAVRSLWSVRLRVP, via the coding sequence ATGCTTGACCGGTTGCTGGGACGAGCGTCGCTGAAAGAGCGGGTGGCCGAACTCGAAGAGGAGAACCACCATCTCGAACGACAGCTCGACGCCGAGAAGGAGCGCCGCGCCGACGCAGCGACCGAACGCCAGCAGGCCGAGGCCGAGGTCAATCGGCTGGAGGACCGCGTGGCCGAACTCCAGGACCGGGTCGCACGCCTGCAAGACGAGGAGGGCGAATCGACGTTCCGGGCCGAGGAGACGCTCAGTCGGGCGCGCCTGAGTGAAGTACTCGACCGGCTGGAATCTGTCGAGACGGAGCCAGAGGGGATCTTTACCGCCTACGTCGACGCGGAGCGCTCCCTGCCCGGCCCGGTTCGGGACGCCTTCGGCGACCGCGCGGCGCTGGTCGCCAGCGCCGCGCCGTGTCTGGCTGTGACGGACGACGCCGGCATCCTGTCGGCGTGTCTGTCCGTCCCTGCGCCGCCGTCGCCGTTCACCGGGTGGGCCGACACTGTTCAACTGGAGCGGTCTTGGTTCGAACCGACCGGCGAACACGTCGTCGCGCTGGTTCGCTCGGACCTGTTCGCCATGGGCGAGTACGACGGCCGCGAGCGGACCGCGTTCCACGGGTTCGACTCGGAGCTGAAAAGCCAGCACTCGAAGGGCGGCTTCTCGCAGGGCCGGTTCGAACGGCTCCGGGACCAGCAGATCGACTCCCACCTCGACCGCTGTCGGGCCGCCATTGAGGAGGTGTCGCCCGACCGGCTGTACGTCGTCGGCGAGGGGTCGGTCATCCACGAGTTTGAGGACCTTGCGACGGCGACGAAGCCGGTCGACGCGACTGGGGAGCCCGACGCGGCGCTCGACGACGCCGTTCGGTCGCTGTGGTCAGTCCGGCTACGCGTTCCGTAG
- a CDS encoding dipeptide epimerase translates to MNWRVDRHDLPLSNPFGISRETSETSETVVVELTYEGTTGIGAVTPSAYYNESARSVAETLPSLCETVDRIGDPHAQQRIERELAERAPDQPAARMALSIAVHDLAARQLDLPLYRQWGLDPDTVPPTTYTVGIDSPERMAEKARKAADSGFGHLKVKLGTEDDRARLDAVRDAVPDAEVRVDANTAWTAQEAIDNADWLADAGVTMLEQPVAADDIDGLRRVTDATEIPVAADESCVTASDVPRVADACDIVNAKLVKFGGLRPATRLLHAADAHGLDLMLGCMVESNASIAAAVHLAPLVDYVDLDGALLLASDPYDGVPLEGDVFDLTSVSAGTGVRRTRDA, encoded by the coding sequence ATGAACTGGCGCGTCGACCGTCACGACCTGCCGCTGTCGAACCCGTTCGGCATCTCGCGGGAGACCAGCGAGACCAGCGAGACCGTTGTGGTTGAACTCACCTATGAGGGCACCACCGGCATCGGGGCCGTCACGCCGTCCGCGTACTACAACGAGAGCGCTCGGTCGGTGGCTGAAACGCTGCCCTCGCTCTGTGAGACTGTCGACCGCATCGGCGACCCACATGCCCAGCAACGCATCGAACGGGAACTCGCCGAGCGAGCGCCGGACCAGCCCGCCGCCCGGATGGCACTCTCTATCGCCGTCCACGACCTCGCCGCTCGGCAACTGGACCTGCCACTGTACCGCCAGTGGGGACTTGACCCGGACACGGTCCCACCGACCACCTACACGGTCGGCATCGACTCACCCGAGCGGATGGCTGAGAAAGCAAGGAAGGCGGCCGACAGCGGCTTTGGCCACCTGAAAGTCAAACTCGGGACTGAGGACGACCGGGCGCGACTGGACGCGGTCCGGGACGCCGTTCCCGACGCCGAGGTACGCGTCGACGCCAACACCGCATGGACCGCACAGGAAGCTATCGACAATGCGGACTGGCTTGCCGACGCTGGCGTGACGATGCTCGAACAGCCGGTTGCGGCCGACGATATTGACGGCTTGCGCCGCGTGACCGACGCGACTGAGATTCCTGTCGCCGCCGACGAGTCCTGCGTGACTGCGTCCGACGTGCCGCGGGTCGCTGACGCCTGTGACATCGTCAACGCCAAGCTTGTCAAATTCGGCGGCCTCCGGCCCGCAACGCGACTCCTTCACGCTGCCGACGCCCATGGCCTCGACCTGATGCTTGGATGTATGGTCGAGTCCAATGCCAGTATCGCCGCAGCGGTCCATCTCGCGCCGTTAGTCGACTACGTCGACCTCGACGGAGCGCTCTTGTTAGCGTCAGATCCCTACGACGGCGTGCCGCTGGAGGGGGACGTGTTCGACCTCACTTCGGTGTCGGCCGGCACCGGCGTTCGGCGGACGCGAGACGCCTAG
- a CDS encoding DUF1405 domain-containing protein, which translates to MSEQRGPLPRRYARYYLEQTPSLVWLLVVNAVAMLVGVRFYVETMPGVSTFLWPLYADSPAALFLMTLSVATLLPFLGKSLDEVPLTVPLAYLHTIALVWLVKMGLWTVVALNIGFDAYFPAPWAYFGIIITHLGFVAEGLLVPHYARTTKGALVTALVLALGNDVLDYGFGYYPPLRYDPGLVLPIATVALSVLSVGIAWRLLPMQLPTEKTS; encoded by the coding sequence ATGAGCGAGCAGCGAGGGCCGTTGCCACGTCGGTACGCGCGCTACTATCTGGAACAGACGCCGAGTCTCGTGTGGCTGCTGGTCGTCAACGCCGTCGCGATGCTCGTCGGTGTCCGGTTTTACGTCGAGACGATGCCCGGAGTGTCGACGTTCCTCTGGCCACTGTACGCCGATTCGCCGGCTGCGCTGTTCCTGATGACGCTATCGGTAGCGACCCTCCTGCCATTCCTCGGCAAGTCACTCGACGAGGTCCCGCTGACGGTGCCGCTCGCGTACCTCCACACGATTGCGCTGGTCTGGCTGGTCAAGATGGGTCTGTGGACCGTCGTGGCGTTAAACATCGGCTTCGACGCCTACTTCCCGGCTCCGTGGGCGTATTTCGGCATCATCATTACCCACCTCGGCTTCGTCGCCGAGGGGCTGTTAGTCCCGCACTACGCCCGAACAACGAAGGGCGCGCTCGTGACTGCACTGGTGCTGGCACTCGGCAACGACGTCCTCGACTACGGCTTCGGCTACTATCCGCCGTTACGATACGATCCAGGACTCGTGTTACCGATTGCCACCGTCGCGCTCTCAGTGCTATCGGTGGGAATCGCCTGGCGACTGCTTCCGATGCAGCTGCCGACTGAAAAGACATCTTAA